From Pseudomonas poae, the proteins below share one genomic window:
- a CDS encoding DUF4174 domain-containing protein produces the protein MLIRSLTLATLMAFTGPLLAADDINPLKQDLGKARPLVVVELDSGNETLATLKKQLDEPATKQSFEERSMVFYTVKFGSIGAEGEKFAKDPKDNKKLTPPETNALIRALKLGAGSGTKVILVGKDGEKKVEKTVPPDTLDLKEFFSAIDQMPMAEKETAAPAEPEPAAAAPAPAKGAKPAKHGSKPAPQQLDD, from the coding sequence ATGCTCATCCGGTCGCTGACCCTGGCTACCTTGATGGCTTTTACGGGGCCGCTGTTGGCTGCTGATGATATCAACCCGCTCAAGCAGGACTTGGGCAAAGCCCGGCCGCTGGTGGTGGTGGAGCTTGATTCCGGCAACGAGACCTTGGCGACGCTCAAGAAACAGCTGGATGAGCCTGCCACCAAGCAGTCCTTTGAAGAGCGCAGCATGGTGTTCTACACCGTGAAGTTCGGCAGCATCGGTGCTGAAGGCGAGAAGTTCGCCAAGGACCCGAAGGACAACAAGAAACTCACGCCGCCTGAAACCAATGCGCTGATCCGCGCCCTCAAGCTGGGCGCCGGCAGCGGCACCAAAGTGATCCTGGTGGGTAAGGACGGCGAGAAGAAAGTCGAGAAGACCGTGCCACCGGATACCCTCGACCTGAAAGAGTTTTTCAGCGCAATCGACCAGATGCCGATGGCCGAAAAAGAAACCGCCGCCCCGGCCGAGCCCGAACCTGCCGCAGCGGCCCCGGCCCCGGCCAAAGGTGCCAAGCCGGCCAAGCACGGCAGCAAGCCCGCCCCTCAGCAACTCGACGATTGA
- a CDS encoding glutathione S-transferase, producing MYTLYGIDESGSCMIEIALQRCAVPWRRVDAASWADGAGSDELARINPLKQVPTLVTPEGQVLTESAAILIHLGLEFPDAHLLGGDRGQVLRGLVYIAANCYSAIGIIDYPQRWLGNADEAVQAQLVTGTRRYLHQAWVVFAEQFAGQLFAANGAPNALGIMAAAVSRWDEAREALGALAPGFSQTLAQVDADPVVAPVFARHWPDWNAA from the coding sequence ATGTACACGCTCTATGGCATCGACGAATCCGGCTCCTGCATGATTGAAATTGCCCTGCAGCGCTGTGCAGTGCCGTGGCGACGGGTGGATGCAGCCTCTTGGGCGGACGGCGCGGGCAGCGATGAACTGGCCCGCATCAACCCGCTCAAACAGGTGCCCACCCTGGTCACCCCCGAGGGCCAGGTGCTGACCGAAAGCGCGGCGATTCTGATCCACCTCGGCCTGGAGTTTCCCGACGCGCATCTACTGGGCGGGGATCGCGGTCAGGTCCTGCGTGGCCTGGTGTACATCGCCGCCAATTGTTACTCGGCAATCGGCATCATCGACTACCCGCAGCGCTGGCTGGGCAACGCCGATGAGGCAGTGCAGGCGCAATTGGTCACCGGTACTCGCCGTTACTTGCACCAGGCCTGGGTGGTGTTTGCCGAACAGTTTGCCGGCCAGCTGTTCGCCGCGAACGGTGCGCCGAATGCACTGGGGATCATGGCGGCGGCGGTGTCGCGCTGGGATGAGGCGCGGGAGGCGTTGGGCGCCCTGGCCCCAGGCTTTTCCCAGACCCTGGCGCAGGTGGATGCCGACCCCGTCGTAGCGCCCGTATTTGCGCGGCATTGGCCGGACTGGAACGCCGCCTGA
- a CDS encoding oligosaccharide flippase family protein, protein MLGSAVWLTLATLLGLCLGFAREWLLVAAWGAGERSDAFLIALFLPEALRMSLAGGVLSAAALPLYLARKDDERLGWLAVLFPALLLIALATSLLLTLLAPWLVQVLGPGLAANATALAAGNLQIVAWCVPGLMLHALFSIPLQAGERFVLAGLGSLLFNLPPVTYLALAGTASQPHSLALACLAGSLLMPLALLPSVWRQGWRPWRWQLTLAPLRELGQRIGPLLISNGASQGLALIERLVASLLGEGAVTWVNLARKLMNLPLIALMSLNQVLLGMMSRRQGDERLALLKRGLETASVLTLPAGVGLVAAAPSLVALLLPKQSADSPLPLLLAGFAVPLVFGAWNALLARYAYAAGDTRQPLRCELLGSLVNVLLLGALPFAFGLAGIPLAALAGVICTALLLMQRQALLGALPWARHGLLSALLMGLAALALFGIEDLWLQLGLSTLAGAGVLLGMGLWLKPWRKA, encoded by the coding sequence ATGCTCGGTTCGGCTGTTTGGTTGACCCTGGCGACCCTGCTGGGCCTGTGCCTGGGGTTCGCCCGCGAATGGTTGCTGGTGGCGGCCTGGGGTGCGGGTGAGCGCAGTGATGCATTCCTGATCGCGTTGTTCTTGCCGGAAGCGCTGCGCATGTCGTTAGCCGGTGGTGTGTTGAGCGCCGCCGCGCTGCCGCTGTACCTGGCCCGCAAGGACGACGAGCGGCTGGGCTGGCTGGCGGTGTTGTTTCCGGCCTTGCTGCTGATCGCGCTGGCCACCAGCCTGCTGCTGACGCTGTTGGCACCGTGGCTGGTGCAGGTGCTCGGCCCGGGGCTGGCGGCGAATGCCACGGCCCTGGCGGCGGGCAATCTGCAGATCGTCGCGTGGTGCGTGCCGGGGTTGATGCTGCATGCGCTGTTCAGCATTCCGTTGCAGGCCGGCGAACGCTTTGTGCTGGCGGGGCTGGGCTCGTTGCTGTTCAACCTGCCGCCGGTGACTTACCTGGCGTTGGCGGGCACTGCGAGCCAACCTCACTCACTGGCCCTGGCCTGCCTGGCCGGCAGCCTGTTGATGCCGTTGGCACTGCTGCCGTCGGTGTGGCGCCAGGGCTGGCGGCCATGGCGCTGGCAGCTGACGTTGGCGCCCTTGCGGGAGCTGGGCCAGCGTATCGGCCCCTTATTGATAAGCAACGGGGCCAGCCAGGGCCTGGCGCTGATCGAGCGCCTGGTGGCGTCGCTGCTGGGGGAAGGCGCGGTGACCTGGGTCAACCTGGCGCGCAAGCTGATGAACCTGCCGCTGATTGCGCTGATGAGCCTCAACCAGGTGCTGCTGGGCATGATGAGCCGGCGCCAGGGTGACGAGCGCCTGGCCTTGCTCAAGCGCGGCCTGGAAACCGCCAGCGTGCTGACCCTGCCCGCCGGCGTCGGCCTGGTGGCGGCAGCGCCGAGCCTGGTGGCCCTGTTGCTGCCCAAGCAGTCGGCGGACTCACCGTTGCCGCTGCTGTTGGCCGGGTTTGCCGTGCCGCTGGTATTCGGCGCCTGGAACGCCCTGCTCGCACGCTATGCCTATGCGGCCGGCGATACGCGCCAGCCGCTGCGGTGTGAATTGCTCGGCAGCCTGGTCAACGTGTTGCTGCTGGGCGCCCTGCCCTTTGCCTTCGGCCTGGCCGGTATCCCCTTGGCCGCGCTGGCCGGGGTGATCTGCACCGCGCTATTGCTGATGCAACGCCAAGCCCTGCTTGGCGCCCTGCCATGGGCCCGGCACGGGTTGCTCAGCGCGCTGCTGATGGGGCTGGCCGCGTTGGCGCTGTTTGGCATTGAAGACCTGTGGCTGCAACTGGGGCTCAGCACCCTGGCAGGCGCCGGGGTGTTGCTTGGGATGGGGCTATGGCTGAAGCCGTGGCGCAAGGCATGA
- a CDS encoding acyltransferase family protein, whose amino-acid sequence MKHRWIQMDIAKGIGILVIVYAHSWFVATSRDLMYPILASFVLPLFFFLSGVLFKPEQPFGEMAVRKADGLLKPFFFTMLVYVIVRDVLRGQPLLPDIGGVLYASVDTIPWQALWFLPHFWVAILFSWVLLRLIQRLPLAVSCALMLVPLLVGIWMLPLFWQLPVTLGGQTWVLPGLPFSLDITLISSACFVYGYLLRDWLRSHAGSLLTLLISVALFAAVFLYRGDTMDLAQRRYDHWLWTSLLAVIGVYLCWALAKVLMVSALITRVMTYIGQSTLILLIFHGEIQHKTFDLMERLGLHAFVAACIGFVVAVVVPLLIGEVIKRVAFLRFFYFPFPVRKATREKATT is encoded by the coding sequence ATGAAACATCGTTGGATACAAATGGACATCGCCAAAGGCATCGGCATCCTGGTGATCGTGTATGCCCACAGCTGGTTTGTCGCCACGTCCCGGGACCTGATGTACCCGATCCTGGCGTCGTTCGTGTTGCCGTTGTTCTTCTTTCTGTCGGGGGTGCTGTTCAAGCCGGAACAACCTTTTGGGGAGATGGCGGTGCGCAAGGCGGATGGCCTGCTCAAGCCGTTTTTCTTCACCATGCTGGTGTATGTGATCGTGCGCGATGTGCTGCGGGGCCAACCGTTGCTGCCGGATATCGGCGGCGTGCTGTACGCCTCGGTGGATACCATCCCGTGGCAGGCGCTGTGGTTCCTGCCGCACTTTTGGGTAGCGATCCTGTTCAGTTGGGTGTTGCTGCGACTGATCCAGCGCCTGCCGCTGGCCGTGAGTTGCGCGCTGATGCTGGTGCCGTTGCTGGTGGGCATCTGGATGCTGCCGCTCTTCTGGCAATTGCCGGTCACCCTCGGCGGGCAAACCTGGGTGCTGCCCGGGCTGCCGTTCAGCCTGGATATCACCCTGATCAGCAGCGCCTGTTTCGTCTACGGCTACCTGCTGCGTGACTGGCTGCGCAGCCATGCCGGGTCACTGCTGACCTTGCTGATCTCGGTGGCGCTGTTTGCCGCCGTGTTCCTCTACCGGGGCGACACCATGGACCTGGCGCAGCGCCGCTACGACCACTGGCTGTGGACCAGCCTGCTGGCGGTGATTGGCGTGTACCTGTGCTGGGCGTTGGCGAAGGTGTTGATGGTGTCGGCACTGATCACCCGGGTGATGACCTATATCGGCCAGTCGACCCTGATCCTGCTGATTTTTCATGGCGAGATCCAGCACAAGACCTTCGACCTGATGGAGCGTCTGGGGCTGCACGCGTTTGTCGCGGCCTGCATCGGTTTTGTGGTGGCGGTGGTGGTGCCGTTGTTGATCGGGGAAGTGATCAAGCGGGTGGCGTTTTTGCGGTTTTTCTACTTTCCGTTTCCGGTGCGTAAAGCGACCAGGGAAAAGGCTACAACTTAA
- a CDS encoding GNAT family protein has translation MTHITLTGTTVELLPLQPEHKPALLEAAADGELWNLKVTNVPGPDTVDNYIDTAMAGREAGSVIPFTIVRKATGQVVGSTRFWKVDRVNRKLEIGHTWLAQSTQKSGINTEAKLLLLTYAFEVLDCVRVQFTTDELNEKSRAAILRLGAVQEGIVRHERIMPDGRKRNSVRFSIIDAEWPQVKANLQAKLQR, from the coding sequence ATGACGCATATCACCCTGACCGGCACTACGGTCGAACTGCTGCCCCTGCAACCGGAACACAAGCCTGCGCTGCTCGAAGCCGCCGCCGATGGCGAGTTGTGGAACCTCAAGGTCACCAATGTGCCCGGCCCGGACACGGTCGACAACTACATCGACACCGCGATGGCCGGGCGGGAGGCGGGCAGCGTGATCCCGTTTACCATCGTGCGCAAAGCCACCGGCCAGGTGGTCGGCAGTACGCGGTTCTGGAAGGTCGACCGGGTCAATCGCAAGCTGGAAATCGGGCATACCTGGCTGGCGCAATCCACGCAAAAAAGCGGCATTAACACGGAAGCCAAACTGTTGTTGCTGACCTACGCTTTCGAGGTGCTGGACTGCGTGCGCGTGCAATTCACCACCGATGAACTTAACGAAAAGTCCCGCGCCGCGATCCTGCGCCTGGGGGCCGTGCAAGAAGGCATCGTGCGCCACGAACGCATCATGCCCGACGGGCGCAAGCGCAACTCGGTGCGCTTCAGCATCATCGATGCGGAATGGCCGCAGGTGAAGGCCAATTTGCAGGCCAAACTGCAACGCTAG